A region from the Triticum aestivum cultivar Chinese Spring chromosome 3D, IWGSC CS RefSeq v2.1, whole genome shotgun sequence genome encodes:
- the LOC123078828 gene encoding uncharacterized protein isoform X1, translating to MAAESSAVAGMRKAPSIEWRWVSAGEEEDDKLEGPRPSGRREGDAASSPRTRRTTSTTRTRTRSTGRPGNSCHARPPPNCLAATPVRWWRSLCLQPMAMNHAFFMEQTILDLSS from the exons ATGGCAGCTGAGTCGTCGGCGGTGGCCGGCATGCGGAAGGCGCCCTCCATTGAGTGGCGGTGGGTGTccgcgggggaggaggaggacgacaagcTGGAGGGCCCGCGGCCGTCGGGGCGGCGGGAAGGGGATGCAGCTTCGAGTCCGAGGACGAGGAGGACAACGTCGActacgaggacgaggacgaggagcacTGGGAGGCCAGGAAACTCCTGTCACGCACGGCCACCGCCCAACTGCCTCGCGGCCACCCCCGTCCGCTGGTGGCGATCTTTGTGCCTCCAACCGATGGCGATGAACCATGCCTTTTTCATG GAGCAGACGATATTGGATCTGAGTTCGTGA
- the LOC123078828 gene encoding uncharacterized protein isoform X2, whose product MAAESSAVAGMRKAPSIEWRWVSAGEEEDDKLEGPRPSGRREGDAASSPRTRRTTSTTRTRTRSTGRPGNSCHARPPPNCLAATPVRWWRSLCLQPMAMNHAFFMVQ is encoded by the exons ATGGCAGCTGAGTCGTCGGCGGTGGCCGGCATGCGGAAGGCGCCCTCCATTGAGTGGCGGTGGGTGTccgcgggggaggaggaggacgacaagcTGGAGGGCCCGCGGCCGTCGGGGCGGCGGGAAGGGGATGCAGCTTCGAGTCCGAGGACGAGGAGGACAACGTCGActacgaggacgaggacgaggagcacTGGGAGGCCAGGAAACTCCTGTCACGCACGGCCACCGCCCAACTGCCTCGCGGCCACCCCCGTCCGCTGGTGGCGATCTTTGTGCCTCCAACCGATGGCGATGAACCATGCCTTTTTCATG GTGCAATGA